A single window of Lentimicrobiaceae bacterium DNA harbors:
- a CDS encoding rubrerythrin family protein: protein MEKTIKGTQTEKNLLKAFAGESQAARRYRLFAQKAREDGYEQVAAFFEETANQEDSHSRMFFKFLEGGMLEITASYPAGKVGSTSENLEASAEGENEEWTLLYPEFAKIAEEEGFKRVASTFKLIASIELEHEKRYLKLLENLNKGKVFEKDEDIIWVCRHCGYHYKGKKALKNCPACEHPQAFFEMKQENY from the coding sequence ATGGAAAAAACCATTAAAGGAACACAAACTGAAAAGAATCTTTTGAAAGCATTTGCAGGAGAGTCACAAGCTGCAAGGCGCTACCGCTTATTTGCACAAAAAGCCCGTGAAGACGGATACGAACAAGTAGCCGCATTTTTTGAAGAAACCGCAAATCAGGAAGATTCACACTCACGCATGTTTTTCAAATTCTTGGAAGGGGGTATGCTTGAAATTACCGCTTCTTATCCAGCTGGCAAGGTTGGCTCAACTTCTGAAAATCTGGAGGCTTCTGCTGAAGGAGAAAATGAAGAATGGACACTGCTTTATCCGGAATTTGCCAAAATTGCTGAAGAAGAAGGATTTAAACGAGTAGCCAGCACTTTTAAACTCATTGCCAGCATCGAGTTGGAGCATGAAAAACGTTATCTGAAATTACTCGAAAACCTGAACAAAGGAAAGGTATTTGAAAAGGACGAAGACATTATTTGGGTATGTCGTCATTGTGGCTATCACTACAAAGGCAAAAAAGCGCTTAAAAACTGCCCGGCTTGTGAGCATCCGCAGGCTTTCTTTGAAATGAAACAAGAAAACTATTAA
- a CDS encoding Crp/Fnr family transcriptional regulator encodes MKTFIPPDDCALNNLDAPCFRNLLPEEIALARDSKTRVVFRKGENLTKQGAFASSVLFVMDGLAKQYVEGDAGRNFNLRLVKGGEFVGLSVAFNNHTYNYSVVALRETTACLIEKDAVTSLIKSNGEFAYHIINRYCEQDSKLYVSIHDLMYKQMNGRLAGALLYLWREQIGGDDIFPYLSRKDVADFAGLSTESTVKLLKTFEKDGLIKLDDKNIILLDISNLEQINLRG; translated from the coding sequence ATGAAAACTTTTATTCCGCCTGACGATTGCGCATTGAATAATCTTGACGCTCCATGTTTTCGTAACCTTCTGCCGGAGGAAATTGCGCTTGCCCGCGATAGCAAAACACGGGTTGTTTTCAGGAAGGGAGAGAATCTGACCAAGCAGGGGGCTTTTGCTTCCAGCGTTTTATTTGTGATGGATGGCCTGGCTAAACAATATGTTGAAGGCGATGCAGGAAGAAATTTTAACCTGCGTTTAGTCAAAGGGGGGGAGTTTGTGGGGCTTTCAGTTGCTTTTAACAACCACACTTATAATTATTCAGTGGTGGCATTGCGCGAAACAACGGCCTGCCTGATCGAGAAAGATGCAGTTACCAGTTTGATAAAGAGTAATGGCGAATTTGCCTACCACATTATTAACCGCTACTGTGAGCAGGATAGCAAATTGTATGTTTCAATTCATGATTTGATGTACAAGCAAATGAATGGCCGGTTGGCGGGTGCTTTATTATATCTTTGGCGTGAGCAGATTGGCGGTGATGATATTTTTCCTTATTTAAGCCGGAAGGATGTTGCTGATTTTGCCGGCCTTTCAACAGAAAGTACGGTAAAATTGCTCAAAACATTTGAAAAGGACGGACTTATCAAACTAGATGACAAAAATATTATTTTACTGGATATTTCTAATCTTGAACAGATTAATCTGAGAGGATAA
- a CDS encoding porin family protein has translation MKTRLIIVFAVITALALNCSAQNPEKKFGFELSTGASLPTSKLNGTSLKTGLGFEGILHYRFMPYTGIFAGWGWNHFAADETFADNHSDFEETGYVLGLQFKHPAGHSPFSYYLRAAGLYNHIEIENKEGDILKDSGHGFGWQLAGGIDMNLGRNWSLTPGIKFQSLNREIEIESVSTSLNLNYLTFRVGILKQF, from the coding sequence ATGAAAACAAGACTAATCATTGTATTTGCAGTCATTACGGCACTTGCATTAAATTGCTCAGCACAGAATCCTGAGAAAAAATTCGGATTTGAATTAAGTACCGGAGCATCGCTTCCCACTTCAAAGCTGAATGGCACAAGTTTGAAGACCGGACTTGGGTTTGAAGGTATTTTACACTATCGCTTTATGCCTTACACAGGAATTTTTGCAGGCTGGGGCTGGAACCATTTTGCAGCAGACGAAACTTTTGCAGATAATCATTCAGATTTTGAAGAAACCGGATATGTTTTAGGTCTTCAATTTAAACACCCTGCGGGTCATTCCCCCTTTTCTTACTATTTGAGAGCAGCAGGCTTATACAACCACATTGAAATTGAAAATAAAGAAGGGGATATTTTGAAAGACAGCGGCCATGGATTCGGATGGCAGCTTGCCGGAGGCATTGACATGAATCTGGGCCGCAACTGGAGTCTCACTCCTGGCATAAAGTTTCAGTCACTCAACCGGGAAATAGAAATTGAAAGCGTCTCAACATCCCTTAATCTTAACTATCTGACTTTTCGTGTAGGGATTTTAAAGCAGTTCTAA
- a CDS encoding nuclear transport factor 2 family protein has product MKINNTLYCLLLALVFLTSCITSKNNLKQNTTSYKPDNQELYNSIARMDSIFWNAYNTCDMEMQSLIYSDNIEFYHDQGGLISSKQQILDATRMNICGKIRRDLVEGSLEVYPIRGYGAVEMGSHTFTQITEANSSPSRPGKFVIIWQLNNGQWTIKRVISLH; this is encoded by the coding sequence ATGAAAATCAACAACACATTATACTGCCTTTTGCTGGCATTGGTCTTTCTCACTTCATGCATCACAAGCAAAAATAATTTAAAGCAAAACACAACCTCTTACAAGCCTGACAATCAGGAATTGTATAACAGTATAGCCCGGATGGACAGCATTTTTTGGAATGCTTACAATACTTGTGATATGGAAATGCAAAGCCTGATATATTCGGACAATATCGAATTCTACCATGATCAAGGAGGTTTAATCTCATCAAAACAGCAAATTCTGGACGCGACAAGAATGAACATTTGCGGAAAAATCAGAAGAGATTTGGTTGAAGGCAGCCTGGAAGTATATCCCATCAGAGGTTATGGAGCTGTAGAAATGGGATCACACACATTTACACAAATTACAGAAGCAAACAGCTCACCTTCACGTCCGGGAAAGTTTGTGATTATTTGGCAGCTCAACAACGGGCAGTGGACAATCAAAAGGGTTATCAGTTTGCATTAG
- a CDS encoding GNAT family N-acetyltransferase yields the protein MNPVNIRQATMADAKNLTILKQQVWVATYAVEGIRQEFSDYLLQEFTLEKTEKSIQNSLKITLLAETHCHLIGCVEISLDTQCQVPSIAGQPEISILYVLEAFIGKGTGKLLLNEAFKTIKKLKFNSTWLTVYFKNTRALSFYLKNGFTQTGTTFFELGENKYENKIMLCQIE from the coding sequence ATGAATCCGGTAAATATTCGCCAGGCAACAATGGCAGATGCAAAGAACCTGACCATACTGAAACAACAGGTTTGGGTTGCAACATATGCCGTTGAAGGAATCAGGCAGGAATTTTCTGATTATCTGCTTCAGGAGTTTACACTTGAAAAAACAGAAAAGAGCATCCAAAACTCACTAAAAATTACGCTTTTGGCTGAGACACACTGCCATTTGATAGGATGTGTTGAAATCTCGCTTGACACTCAATGTCAGGTACCATCAATAGCCGGCCAGCCTGAAATATCCATTTTGTACGTTCTTGAGGCTTTTATCGGGAAAGGCACAGGTAAGTTGCTTTTAAATGAAGCCTTCAAAACAATCAAAAAGCTGAAGTTCAACAGCACATGGCTAACGGTTTATTTCAAAAACACCAGAGCACTGTCATTTTACCTGAAAAACGGATTTACCCAGACAGGAACTACTTTTTTTGAATTGGGAGAGAACAAATACGAGAATAAAATTATGCTGTGCCAAATTGAATAA
- a CDS encoding outer membrane beta-barrel protein: MKTRFIHHLLLAGLLLISGVIQSQPVSGVVKGRVIDTKNQPVAFATAALLTPQTTQIAKGVMCNEKGEFLIDKTEPGEYILSVRMLGFNANESEHIEITRSLNIIEKVIILTETVQQLQETVIAGKYDFVEQAVDKTIINPNASIISSSESIYEILKKTPGVLIDDNDNISLKGMQGVQVMIDNKPTYVSGKDLAPLLKGMLGKNVKNIEIIENPSARYDAEGISGIININTKHNQAPGFNGSFNSGLTITRSLSENAGIILNANFGKINAYGNYSFSNWERWHSLDVKRRFIAEDMSNSYLLMDSEDLSNGNSHNYKAGIDYLISKTQVLSIMLRGGDGIRKYTDFGNSAFADGNMTIDSTLTNISDGDYHWNNKTFNVNYKWDIDSTGKTLIADADYAHFYTNSGSHLNSRYFDNSGEEMDRNSKLENTQKGDIDIVSVKLDYTHPINKIYSFETGIKGSFVKTDSRANMAGYYQQDDNFVFEENIQAAYINTTAQYAKTTVQIGLRVENTISTGKSLSLNQIDKKNYLNLFPSVFVQQTLEPKQTIGFRYSYRIGRPNYHDLNPFIWINDPYTYNLGNPMLNPQFTHTLSVNHNYKSKLMTSVGYNYTRDLLTEVIYNNDSTKAIYQTRENLGSSVDFNISETVQFQPATWWRISGTLTGMYKEVNSKHETGDHYSQWSCIGNVSNNFTLPYKISMELSANYMSKQLIGNFILKSRQTIDLGLKRNVLHDKGSLRISFSDIFNTGSTGATIKTKNVYVDVDNQFETQRLNISFTYRFGKSEFKTRSNRSTASSEEEGRSAK; encoded by the coding sequence ATGAAAACCAGATTTATCCATCATTTACTGCTTGCCGGACTTTTATTAATATCAGGCGTTATTCAATCCCAACCAGTTTCCGGAGTGGTTAAAGGACGCGTGATTGATACCAAAAACCAACCTGTAGCATTTGCAACGGCAGCATTATTAACCCCCCAAACCACTCAGATTGCAAAAGGCGTAATGTGCAATGAAAAAGGCGAATTTCTAATTGACAAAACAGAGCCCGGAGAATACATTCTTTCGGTCAGAATGCTGGGTTTTAACGCCAACGAATCAGAACATATTGAAATTACGCGCAGCCTCAATATTATCGAAAAAGTAATCATACTGACAGAAACGGTTCAGCAACTGCAGGAAACCGTAATCGCCGGCAAATATGATTTTGTTGAGCAGGCAGTTGACAAAACCATTATCAATCCGAATGCCTCCATCATATCTTCATCAGAAAGCATTTATGAAATTCTTAAAAAAACGCCAGGTGTTTTAATCGACGACAATGACAATATATCGTTGAAAGGAATGCAGGGAGTTCAGGTGATGATCGACAACAAGCCGACTTATGTTTCGGGCAAAGATTTAGCCCCGCTTTTAAAAGGAATGTTGGGAAAAAATGTCAAAAACATTGAGATTATTGAAAACCCCTCTGCACGCTACGACGCAGAAGGCATTTCAGGAATTATCAATATCAACACAAAACACAACCAGGCTCCCGGATTCAATGGCAGCTTCAATTCAGGATTAACCATTACACGGTCACTCAGCGAAAATGCAGGCATTATTTTGAATGCCAATTTTGGAAAAATCAATGCTTACGGCAATTACTCATTCTCTAATTGGGAAAGGTGGCATTCATTGGATGTAAAACGTCGCTTTATTGCCGAAGACATGAGCAACAGCTATCTATTGATGGACAGCGAGGATCTGAGTAACGGCAATTCGCATAATTACAAAGCCGGAATTGATTATCTGATCAGCAAAACACAGGTATTAAGCATCATGCTCAGGGGAGGCGATGGAATCAGAAAATATACCGACTTTGGAAATTCAGCATTTGCCGATGGCAATATGACAATTGACTCAACTCTAACCAACATTTCTGACGGAGACTACCATTGGAACAATAAAACCTTTAATGTAAATTACAAATGGGACATTGATTCAACGGGCAAAACGCTCATTGCCGATGCAGATTATGCTCATTTTTACACAAATTCAGGAAGCCATCTGAATAGCCGTTATTTTGACAACTCAGGCGAAGAAATGGACAGAAACTCAAAGTTAGAAAACACTCAGAAAGGCGATATCGACATAGTTTCTGTAAAGCTAGACTATACACACCCGATAAATAAAATATATTCGTTCGAAACCGGAATAAAAGGCAGCTTCGTAAAAACAGATAGCCGGGCTAATATGGCTGGCTATTACCAACAGGACGATAATTTTGTGTTTGAAGAAAACATACAGGCTGCTTACATAAACACAACAGCTCAATATGCAAAAACCACTGTTCAAATAGGCTTAAGGGTTGAAAACACCATTTCAACCGGCAAATCACTGTCATTGAATCAGATTGACAAAAAAAACTATCTCAACCTATTCCCTTCTGTTTTCGTTCAGCAAACACTTGAACCAAAGCAAACCATCGGGTTCAGATACAGCTACCGCATAGGTAGGCCTAATTATCATGATTTAAATCCATTTATCTGGATAAATGACCCTTATACATACAATTTAGGCAACCCCATGCTAAATCCGCAATTCACCCATACTTTGTCTGTTAACCACAACTACAAAAGCAAGCTTATGACCAGCGTGGGCTATAATTACACCCGGGATCTGCTTACCGAAGTAATTTATAACAATGATTCGACAAAAGCCATCTACCAAACCCGTGAAAATCTGGGCAGCTCGGTTGACTTTAACATATCAGAAACCGTTCAGTTTCAGCCTGCCACCTGGTGGAGAATTAGTGGAACACTTACAGGAATGTACAAAGAAGTTAACTCAAAACATGAAACCGGAGATCATTACAGCCAGTGGAGTTGCATTGGAAATGTGAGCAATAATTTCACGCTGCCGTATAAAATAAGTATGGAGTTGAGCGCAAATTACATGTCAAAACAGTTGATAGGAAACTTCATACTTAAATCCCGCCAAACCATTGATCTCGGATTAAAACGCAATGTGCTCCATGACAAAGGAAGCCTCAGAATATCGTTCAGCGATATTTTTAACACAGGCTCTACCGGAGCCACCATCAAAACCAAAAATGTATATGTTGACGTTGACAACCAATTTGAAACACAACGTTTGAACATTTCCTTTACTTATCGCTTTGGCAAAAGTGAATTTAAAACCCGTTCAAACCGCTCAACGGCTTCGAGTGAAGAAGAAGGCAGAAGTGCAAAATAA
- a CDS encoding OsmC family protein, protein MKHTLNTSWNGNMQFDALVSGHHVIMDANPEVGGQDAGPRPKQLMLASLAGCTGMDVISILKKMRIEPKTFNIQIEAEMTEEHPKHYSSMHLIYEFSGDNLDMDKLKKAVELSQERYCGVSTVYKKAMPLTFEIKIVE, encoded by the coding sequence ATGAAACACACTTTAAATACATCCTGGAATGGAAATATGCAATTTGATGCATTGGTTAGCGGACACCATGTTATAATGGATGCTAATCCTGAAGTTGGCGGACAAGATGCCGGCCCCAGGCCCAAACAACTTATGCTGGCTTCTCTGGCCGGGTGCACCGGTATGGACGTTATTTCCATTTTAAAAAAAATGAGAATTGAGCCCAAGACCTTCAATATTCAAATAGAGGCTGAGATGACCGAAGAGCATCCAAAACATTACAGCAGCATGCACCTGATTTACGAATTCTCAGGAGACAACCTCGATATGGATAAGCTTAAAAAAGCCGTTGAATTGTCGCAGGAACGATATTGTGGTGTCTCAACGGTCTATAAAAAAGCAATGCCTCTGACCTTCGAAATTAAAATTGTGGAATAA
- a CDS encoding thioredoxin family protein, translating to MLYTNLHHLMTAADHQKLINENENVMICCGRMGPMCIPVYGIMEELESEYTHVKFADMEFDNPEAYVIRDAPETRGFMGIPFTMYYKKGKLVKATSSIQSMSQVKAILEKEFSPVTVS from the coding sequence ATGTTGTACACAAACCTTCATCACTTAATGACTGCAGCTGATCATCAGAAGCTTATCAATGAAAACGAAAACGTAATGATTTGCTGTGGCCGTATGGGCCCCATGTGTATTCCTGTATATGGAATTATGGAAGAGCTTGAAAGCGAATACACCCATGTGAAATTTGCCGATATGGAATTTGACAACCCTGAAGCATACGTTATTCGTGATGCTCCTGAAACCCGTGGCTTTATGGGAATTCCTTTTACCATGTACTATAAAAAAGGCAAACTGGTAAAAGCAACTTCTAGCATTCAGAGCATGAGCCAGGTAAAAGCTATCCTTGAGAAAGAATTTTCACCTGTAACAGTAAGCTAA
- a CDS encoding FAD-dependent oxidoreductase, whose product MLQSTHFDAIVIGGGPAGLTAGIYLSRARLRTLIISDGVPGGQMILTHEIANYPGVESISGYQLSNIMKKQAKNFGCEIKSNTAVVGLSLDNDIKEVTLSDGQIYTSDAIILTPGGRSRTLQVEGESQFKGRGISYCATCDGDFFTDKEIVVVGGGNSALEEAVSLTKYASKVTIVHQFDHFQAFEYAVEEARSNPKINFVMESSIIRFHGNDKLESVDIKNQKTGEIQNFRTDGTFIFIGYVPNTEFLKGTIKMNQWNEIIVDNDMATSLQGVFAAGDSIVKRYRQVTTAVGDATVAALAASNYIHQLKTKSLHESLTH is encoded by the coding sequence ATGTTACAATCAACTCACTTTGATGCCATAGTGATTGGTGGAGGGCCCGCCGGTTTAACGGCTGGTATTTACCTTTCAAGAGCCCGCCTTCGCACGCTCATCATCAGCGACGGTGTGCCTGGCGGACAAATGATACTTACACATGAAATAGCTAATTATCCCGGAGTAGAAAGCATTTCGGGCTACCAGCTTTCAAATATCATGAAAAAACAGGCCAAAAACTTTGGCTGCGAAATCAAATCAAATACAGCGGTAGTTGGCCTGAGCTTAGACAATGACATAAAAGAGGTCACTCTTTCTGACGGTCAGATTTATACTTCTGACGCCATCATTCTAACTCCGGGCGGACGTTCACGCACACTTCAGGTCGAAGGAGAATCACAATTTAAAGGTCGGGGGATCTCCTATTGTGCCACCTGCGATGGAGACTTTTTTACCGATAAGGAAATTGTAGTAGTTGGTGGGGGCAATTCGGCACTTGAAGAAGCAGTTTCACTTACAAAGTATGCTTCAAAAGTGACCATTGTGCACCAGTTTGATCATTTTCAGGCATTTGAATATGCGGTTGAAGAAGCCCGAAGCAATCCTAAAATCAATTTTGTCATGGAATCATCTATCATTCGCTTTCATGGCAATGACAAACTGGAAAGTGTTGATATCAAAAACCAGAAAACCGGAGAGATACAAAACTTCCGTACTGACGGAACCTTTATATTTATCGGATATGTTCCCAATACAGAATTTCTGAAAGGGACCATCAAGATGAACCAATGGAATGAAATTATTGTTGATAATGACATGGCCACCAGCCTTCAGGGAGTGTTTGCAGCCGGAGATTCCATTGTAAAACGTTACCGGCAAGTTACTACAGCTGTTGGCGATGCAACAGTTGCTGCACTTGCTGCTTCAAACTACATTCATCAATTAAAAACTAAAAGCCTGCACGAATCCTTAACCCACTAA
- the trxA gene encoding thioredoxin codes for MAAVPESEKILTLTDKNFKNQTQKGLVMVDFWAEWCMPCKVMGPVLNELAEDENFKATVAKLNVDHFQSISQQQGVRGIPTLILFKNGKEVDRFVGVKPKDFLIKQIAKHQA; via the coding sequence ATGGCTGCTGTTCCGGAAAGCGAAAAAATACTAACACTAACCGACAAGAACTTTAAAAACCAAACGCAAAAAGGGCTGGTTATGGTTGATTTCTGGGCAGAATGGTGTATGCCTTGCAAGGTTATGGGACCAGTATTGAATGAGCTGGCAGAAGATGAAAACTTTAAAGCTACCGTTGCCAAGCTGAATGTAGATCATTTTCAGTCTATTTCGCAACAACAGGGCGTAAGAGGTATTCCTACGCTGATTCTTTTTAAAAACGGCAAAGAGGTTGACCGGTTTGTGGGTGTAAAACCCAAAGATTTCCTGATTAAACAAATTGCCAAACATCAGGCTTAA
- a CDS encoding DUF302 domain-containing protein: MTILLENESRFSFDESVNKLTELITAKGWKITVTHDLQETMKKNGKSVLPVKVVELCNPAYAYQILSADIYRSVSPLLPCRISVYEKTDGKTYVSRMNAPAFASLIGGEAEQTILKAYHDAEEIIREISK, encoded by the coding sequence ATGACCATTCTTCTTGAAAATGAAAGCAGGTTTAGCTTTGACGAGTCAGTAAACAAACTTACCGAATTGATAACTGCAAAAGGCTGGAAAATTACAGTAACACACGATTTGCAGGAAACCATGAAAAAAAACGGTAAATCGGTTTTACCTGTTAAAGTAGTTGAGCTATGCAATCCCGCTTATGCATATCAGATTTTAAGTGCTGATATATACAGAAGCGTTTCGCCGTTGCTGCCTTGCAGAATCTCTGTTTATGAAAAAACTGACGGCAAAACATACGTGTCAAGGATGAACGCTCCGGCTTTTGCTTCTTTGATAGGAGGAGAAGCTGAACAAACCATTCTGAAGGCTTACCATGATGCTGAAGAAATAATCCGGGAAATTTCTAAATAA
- a CDS encoding DsrE family protein, translating to MASSCRQTIEKEVSVVADSTVIAPRDGVFYHISSGTNDPHKVVMALKQAVMMAEDKDVLVYFDIKGIEVVMNDAQDISYPTFPSSKESLKILLDKGITVFACPACLKAAGKSAADLMPGVKIAEKEQFFNFTKGRILTLDY from the coding sequence ATGGCCTCTTCGTGCAGGCAAACAATTGAAAAGGAAGTTAGCGTTGTTGCTGATTCAACTGTTATTGCGCCCCGTGATGGTGTTTTTTATCACATTTCAAGCGGTACCAATGATCCTCATAAAGTTGTTATGGCTCTTAAACAGGCAGTGATGATGGCTGAAGATAAGGATGTGCTTGTGTATTTTGATATAAAAGGAATAGAAGTGGTTATGAATGATGCTCAGGATATAAGTTACCCTACTTTCCCAAGTTCGAAAGAATCATTAAAAATACTGTTAGATAAAGGCATTACAGTATTTGCATGTCCGGCATGCCTGAAAGCTGCTGGCAAAAGCGCGGCAGATTTGATGCCGGGTGTAAAAATTGCCGAAAAAGAGCAGTTTTTCAATTTTACCAAGGGCAGGATTCTGACGTTGGATTATTGA